One window from the genome of Sulfodiicoccus acidiphilus encodes:
- a CDS encoding amidophosphoribosyltransferase — protein MSGIVGLLAFSDTWNVVKFTYYGLIALQNRGRGVAGLALVNDDLQQIIGTKGEASELEVEGARGWASIGYVGRDRKYPLQLGSQVIVVDGIASDDELIRALEDPTQPLKFSFISLTKNGTLTVRRDSFGLKPLYLGSFGFDVVMVASEPSAIWAVGGELRRELDPGELLVIDRMGLSMRPSKREKRRTCSLEYIYMSRLDSVLSDVPIYQARVKLGELLAKDYPINADVVVGVPETGIPVAIGYSRASGISFELGFVKMGSYVRTMGIDDPFMRLVGAQLKLNPIKSVFDDRRVILIDDSMVTGNTLRNTVQVVRRAGAKEVHVLLASPKLVRSCPYGVDVPDSRFLVNEGDVYKRIGADSLRWITIESMYRALGTRELCTLCMGGQGLGDEK, from the coding sequence GTGTCAGGCATAGTCGGACTTCTCGCTTTCAGTGATACGTGGAATGTAGTCAAGTTCACCTACTATGGCCTTATAGCCCTCCAAAATCGAGGGCGGGGAGTTGCAGGATTGGCCTTGGTTAACGACGATCTCCAACAGATCATAGGTACCAAAGGGGAGGCGTCTGAGCTGGAAGTGGAGGGGGCCAGAGGCTGGGCTTCAATAGGATATGTGGGGAGAGATAGAAAGTATCCTCTGCAATTGGGGAGTCAGGTAATTGTGGTTGACGGAATTGCAAGTGACGATGAGCTGATAAGGGCTCTAGAAGATCCGACTCAACCCCTCAAGTTCTCCTTCATCTCCCTTACGAAGAATGGCACTCTCACAGTGAGGAGGGACTCATTCGGTCTCAAGCCACTTTACTTGGGTTCCTTCGGATTCGACGTGGTCATGGTTGCGTCAGAGCCCTCTGCTATATGGGCTGTTGGAGGTGAGCTAAGAAGAGAGTTGGATCCTGGTGAACTCCTAGTGATAGATCGCATGGGACTTTCGATGAGGCCTAGTAAACGCGAAAAAAGGAGAACATGTTCCTTGGAATACATATACATGTCGAGGCTTGACTCAGTGTTAAGCGACGTTCCTATCTATCAGGCTAGGGTGAAGTTGGGAGAGCTCCTAGCGAAGGACTATCCCATAAACGCTGACGTAGTGGTGGGAGTTCCAGAAACGGGAATACCGGTAGCCATAGGTTACTCGAGGGCGAGCGGAATTTCGTTTGAACTGGGTTTCGTCAAAATGGGCTCCTACGTCAGGACCATGGGGATAGATGATCCGTTTATGCGATTAGTCGGAGCACAACTTAAGCTAAATCCAATTAAGAGCGTCTTCGATGATCGTCGGGTGATTCTCATCGACGACTCAATGGTTACTGGAAACACCCTCAGGAACACCGTGCAAGTTGTGAGAAGGGCCGGAGCCAAAGAAGTACATGTGTTATTAGCCAGTCCTAAGTTGGTGAGGAGTTGTCCTTATGGTGTCGACGTTCCAGACTCTCGATTCTTGGTAAACGAGGGTGATGTGTACAAGCGGATCGGGGCCGACTCGTTGAGGTGGATAACGATAGAGTCGATGTACAGGGCCTTAGGTACTCGTGAGTTATGTACTCTGTGCATGGGAGGACAGGGATTGGGTGATGAAAAGTGA
- the purD gene encoding phosphoribosylamine--glycine ligase codes for MKVLVIGEGAREHAIAESLANAGDSVFALASFRNPGLLSVTSRTGGRLLLGRVTDPSTARRALQSISPDLVVIGPEDPLFSGVSETVREEGIPVVGPNSSMARIEASKVWMRQLMEKYDIPGRLRFKSFDSIAEAAVFVKSVEGSIVIKPAEQVGGKGVRVITDIQAYLSQDKKESASFTLSEISTTVKGKEKVIVEEKVEGPEYTLHGLSDGHSMIFLPLAQDYKHAFDYGVGPETGGMGSISGPKDSLPFITSSELEETKDILNATIKAVEAETKGSYVGFLGGQMMLTPLWGPTVIEYYTRLGDPEASSIITRVRNFGELLHRVGSTSLARATVDVMDEPAVVKVVAPRGYPMNRNMAAGHSLTVDVERIREAGCIIYFGSVSLEGGKLVTQGSRALELVALGGFEEASKRLERCISMVSSNYPLYHRSDIGVTISDQIKLAELSRRMRSSDAYRAMLSTFFDVKGGSS; via the coding sequence GTGAAGGTCCTAGTAATAGGGGAAGGAGCGAGAGAACACGCTATCGCAGAGTCACTTGCGAACGCGGGCGACAGTGTATTTGCGTTAGCCTCTTTTAGGAACCCAGGACTGCTCTCCGTCACCAGTAGAACTGGTGGACGTCTCCTTCTAGGTAGAGTCACAGATCCTTCGACGGCCAGGAGGGCACTTCAGAGCATCAGTCCAGATCTAGTGGTGATAGGTCCTGAGGATCCGCTCTTCAGCGGGGTATCTGAAACGGTAAGAGAGGAGGGGATCCCAGTAGTGGGACCAAACAGTTCCATGGCTCGTATAGAAGCCTCCAAGGTGTGGATGCGTCAACTGATGGAGAAGTACGATATACCTGGCAGGCTCAGGTTCAAGAGTTTCGACTCAATAGCGGAAGCGGCAGTCTTCGTGAAGTCTGTGGAAGGGTCAATAGTGATCAAGCCAGCTGAACAGGTTGGAGGTAAGGGTGTGAGAGTGATTACTGATATCCAAGCTTACCTGTCTCAGGATAAGAAGGAGTCAGCCAGCTTCACATTAAGCGAGATCTCCACTACTGTTAAAGGTAAGGAGAAGGTAATCGTAGAGGAGAAGGTTGAGGGACCAGAGTACACCCTTCATGGGTTAAGCGATGGTCACTCAATGATCTTCCTCCCGCTAGCCCAAGATTACAAACATGCTTTCGACTATGGGGTAGGCCCAGAGACGGGCGGAATGGGGTCGATCTCAGGTCCTAAAGACTCTCTTCCTTTCATTACTTCTTCGGAACTGGAGGAGACTAAGGACATACTAAACGCCACCATTAAGGCCGTTGAGGCTGAAACAAAAGGGAGCTACGTTGGATTTCTTGGAGGTCAGATGATGCTAACTCCCCTGTGGGGCCCGACAGTAATAGAGTACTACACCCGTTTAGGAGATCCTGAGGCGTCGTCCATAATTACTCGTGTGAGAAATTTCGGAGAACTCCTCCATAGGGTTGGTTCAACAAGCCTCGCTAGGGCCACTGTCGACGTGATGGATGAGCCGGCAGTAGTGAAGGTTGTAGCTCCTAGGGGTTATCCTATGAACAGGAACATGGCCGCAGGCCACTCCCTCACCGTAGACGTTGAGAGGATTAGGGAGGCTGGATGTATTATCTATTTCGGTTCCGTTTCACTGGAAGGAGGAAAGCTAGTCACTCAAGGATCAAGGGCTCTGGAACTTGTTGCTCTCGGGGGGTTCGAAGAGGCCTCTAAGAGGTTAGAGCGTTGTATATCCATGGTGAGCTCCAATTACCCTCTATATCATAGGAGCGACATAGGTGTTACGATCTCTGATCAAATAAAGTTGGCAGAATTGTCGAGAAGGATGAGATCCTCAGATGCGTATAGAGCCATGTTAAGCACCTTCTTTGACGTCAAGGGTGGCTCGTCTTGA
- the purM gene encoding phosphoribosylformylglycinamidine cyclo-ligase, whose protein sequence is MNGYTYKDAGVDLSKVLDLHDKLREILSPSSEKTVLGPGHYSGVVKVGDLYLGLHTDGVGTKVQLALQYQNFEPVGVDCVAMNVNDLVSLGLTPVAIVDYIAMESPSDTLIEGIARGLRMAAKEADVDVVGGETAIMPGVIKGFDLSCSALGVSTSLKSGSEVAPGDLIIAMESNGLHSNGFTLVRSLLEKGTLKVDPVELLKPTFIYVKPVLESLPYIKGVAHVTGGSFSKLRRITRHRLNLSIEQTQDIFIKIEKAGVPHEEMYRVFNMGVGMVLFVAREEAEEVMKITSRYYRSKVIGEVSVGEGIVLRTHRGKVLHL, encoded by the coding sequence TTGAATGGATATACCTACAAAGATGCTGGAGTAGACCTGTCTAAGGTTCTAGATCTGCATGATAAGTTAAGAGAGATTTTATCTCCTAGCTCAGAAAAAACCGTGTTGGGTCCAGGGCACTACTCTGGCGTAGTTAAGGTGGGAGATCTGTACCTAGGACTCCACACTGACGGGGTAGGAACAAAAGTTCAGTTAGCTCTTCAGTATCAGAACTTCGAGCCAGTTGGAGTAGATTGTGTGGCGATGAACGTTAATGACCTTGTTTCCCTCGGACTCACTCCTGTTGCTATCGTTGATTACATTGCAATGGAGAGTCCCTCTGATACGTTAATAGAAGGGATAGCCAGAGGTCTGAGAATGGCAGCAAAGGAAGCTGATGTGGACGTCGTCGGAGGAGAGACTGCTATAATGCCTGGTGTAATAAAGGGTTTTGACCTTTCATGTTCGGCTTTAGGAGTGTCCACTTCCCTCAAGAGCGGGAGTGAGGTGGCTCCAGGAGATTTAATAATAGCAATGGAAAGTAACGGTCTTCATTCTAACGGATTCACGTTAGTTCGTTCCCTGTTGGAGAAGGGGACTTTGAAGGTGGATCCGGTTGAACTCCTTAAGCCTACATTTATTTACGTTAAGCCAGTCCTAGAATCTCTCCCATATATAAAGGGGGTGGCCCATGTAACTGGAGGATCTTTCTCCAAATTAAGAAGAATAACTAGGCATAGGTTGAACCTATCAATAGAGCAAACTCAAGACATCTTTATCAAAATAGAGAAAGCTGGGGTACCCCACGAAGAGATGTATAGAGTCTTCAATATGGGAGTAGGAATGGTTCTCTTTGTGGCTAGAGAGGAGGCTGAGGAGGTGATGAAGATAACATCAAGATATTATCGCTCTAAAGTTATTGGTGAGGTAAGTGTAGGAGAGGGTATAGTATTAAGGACCCATCGAGGCAAAGTTCTCCATTTATAG
- a CDS encoding ribbon-helix-helix domain-containing protein produces MKSTQSASKRVLSVRLKDSVVKKIDQLIHERKFESRTHFIKSALDFYISKKLNEERTVNGS; encoded by the coding sequence GTGAAGTCTACTCAGTCTGCCTCTAAGAGGGTCCTAAGTGTCAGATTGAAGGATAGTGTGGTTAAGAAGATAGATCAATTAATACATGAGAGGAAGTTCGAAAGTAGGACGCACTTCATTAAAAGCGCTCTAGATTTCTATATATCAAAAAAACTCAATGAGGAAAGGACGGTGAACGGTTCGTGA
- a CDS encoding argininosuccinate synthase, with amino-acid sequence MKIVLAYSGGLDTTVAIKWLSEKYRAQVVTVTVDVGQEENFSEIEKRAYIAGAEKHYTIDAKEEFANSFVAPSIMMNALYEGVYPLSTALARPLIAEKVVEVAKKEGATHVAHGSTSKGNDQVRFDLAIKSKMPEAEIVAPARTWGMTRQQEVLYAKEKGIPIKEENKKFSIDENLWGRSIEGDTISDPYAEVPEEAFEWTKVTSTEPLEIELEFKEGVPITINGKRSSLLEIVRYLNREAGARGFGRVDHLENRLVGFKSREVYEVPAALLIYSAHQDLEKAVYTPLELRFKRYVDQLWSDLVYRGLWYEPLRSLLDEVGRSMNKYVEGVVKLRVKGGGVNVLGRRAKYSPYAENVASYERGWYPTDEMARGFIEIWGMHSLLANRSRA; translated from the coding sequence ATGAAGATAGTCCTTGCCTATTCGGGAGGTCTGGACACCACTGTGGCTATAAAGTGGCTGTCGGAGAAGTATAGGGCGCAGGTAGTTACGGTTACGGTTGACGTAGGCCAGGAGGAGAATTTCAGTGAAATCGAAAAGAGGGCCTACATTGCAGGAGCGGAGAAGCACTACACAATCGATGCCAAGGAAGAGTTCGCTAACTCTTTCGTGGCGCCCTCAATAATGATGAATGCCCTCTATGAGGGTGTATATCCCCTCTCCACCGCCCTAGCTAGGCCCTTGATAGCAGAAAAGGTAGTGGAGGTGGCTAAGAAGGAAGGTGCCACCCACGTGGCACACGGTTCCACATCTAAGGGTAACGATCAGGTCAGGTTCGACCTAGCAATCAAGTCGAAGATGCCGGAGGCCGAGATCGTGGCGCCAGCAAGGACTTGGGGGATGACTAGGCAACAGGAGGTCCTTTACGCCAAAGAAAAAGGGATTCCCATAAAGGAGGAAAACAAGAAGTTCAGTATAGATGAGAACCTATGGGGAAGAAGTATAGAAGGGGACACAATATCTGATCCATATGCGGAAGTTCCAGAGGAGGCTTTTGAATGGACTAAAGTAACTTCAACTGAACCATTGGAGATCGAGCTGGAATTCAAGGAGGGTGTTCCAATTACGATCAACGGCAAGAGGTCCTCTTTGTTGGAGATTGTGAGGTACTTGAATAGAGAGGCCGGAGCTAGGGGATTTGGAAGGGTGGATCACCTAGAGAACAGGTTGGTCGGGTTCAAGTCACGTGAAGTATATGAGGTGCCTGCAGCTCTCCTCATCTATTCGGCACACCAGGACTTAGAGAAGGCAGTTTATACGCCACTCGAACTGAGGTTCAAGAGGTATGTAGACCAACTTTGGTCCGACTTGGTGTACAGGGGCCTGTGGTATGAACCTCTGAGATCACTTCTTGACGAAGTAGGCAGATCGATGAACAAGTACGTTGAGGGAGTAGTCAAATTGAGGGTGAAAGGGGGTGGAGTTAATGTGTTGGGGAGGAGAGCCAAGTACTCCCCCTATGCCGAGAACGTTGCTAGTTACGAGAGGGGTTGGTATCCCACGGACGAGATGGCACGGGGGTTCATAGAGATATGGGGCATGCACTCACTCCTTGCAAACAGGTCGAGGGCCTAA
- the argH gene encoding argininosuccinate lyase has protein sequence MLYRKWGNESDFVVSFTSSLISDKEIQEEVKKVMIVHVLELNKLGIVSRELGAKLLKAIEEFQMDGGKFEDIHEGLEAHLISRVGQEAGVVGLGRSRNDHVATALRLKMREELLRVLDELLELRQVVLERSSTTIEKVFPTFTHLQQAQPSTLAHYMLHVEEEMSSLWENLFSSLRAVNRSPLGAGAVVGTQVPLDRKREARVLGFEGVLVNTISATSSRADLLMVSMGLTLLLTVLSRFAEDLVVYSSMGIVKLPDSHVSTSSLMPQKRNPVTAEIMRAKAADAIGHMTSLLSNYKGLPTGYNLDLQEMNPHYWELAHSALSSISVFKDIVKNLSIGKKVEEGFLSPYTLSTDEAERRSMAGEPYRTAYSEVASEVIQGKFKPSLDFVSSISSKAVMGSPSPRFLSSDLEVARIRLNEDYSRLAKYRSSIEEGLRLLEVWKNELLQKGE, from the coding sequence TTGCTCTATAGGAAATGGGGTAATGAGTCGGACTTCGTAGTTTCCTTCACCTCCTCTTTGATCTCTGACAAGGAAATCCAAGAGGAGGTGAAGAAAGTGATGATAGTTCACGTGCTTGAGCTAAACAAATTGGGGATAGTGAGTAGGGAGTTAGGGGCCAAGTTGCTTAAGGCCATAGAGGAGTTTCAAATGGATGGGGGGAAATTCGAGGACATTCACGAAGGACTTGAGGCCCACCTGATCTCCCGAGTAGGCCAGGAAGCCGGAGTAGTTGGCTTAGGTAGGAGCAGGAACGATCACGTAGCTACAGCCCTTCGCCTTAAAATGAGGGAGGAATTGTTGCGAGTTTTGGATGAACTATTGGAACTTAGACAAGTTGTCCTCGAGAGGTCATCAACGACGATCGAGAAGGTGTTTCCAACGTTCACTCACTTGCAGCAGGCTCAGCCCTCGACTTTAGCTCATTACATGCTTCACGTAGAGGAGGAAATGAGTTCACTGTGGGAAAACCTGTTCTCATCTCTACGTGCAGTGAATAGGTCACCTTTGGGGGCTGGGGCCGTTGTCGGAACTCAAGTACCTTTGGACAGAAAGAGAGAAGCACGAGTCTTAGGCTTCGAAGGTGTGTTAGTTAACACCATATCTGCGACGTCCTCTAGAGCAGACCTACTCATGGTGTCGATGGGGTTAACGTTGTTGTTGACCGTGCTGAGCAGGTTCGCTGAGGATCTGGTAGTCTATAGCTCAATGGGGATAGTGAAGCTACCAGACTCCCATGTGAGTACAAGTAGTCTCATGCCACAGAAGAGGAATCCAGTTACCGCAGAGATAATGAGAGCCAAGGCGGCCGACGCGATAGGACACATGACTTCACTGCTATCAAACTACAAGGGATTGCCTACAGGTTACAACTTGGATCTGCAGGAAATGAATCCCCACTACTGGGAGCTCGCACATAGTGCCTTAAGTTCCATTTCCGTCTTCAAAGACATCGTTAAGAATTTAAGCATTGGAAAGAAGGTTGAGGAAGGCTTTCTGTCTCCTTACACGCTGTCGACGGACGAGGCGGAACGGAGGTCCATGGCAGGAGAACCTTATAGAACCGCCTATTCCGAAGTGGCCTCCGAAGTTATTCAAGGCAAGTTCAAGCCCAGCTTAGACTTTGTGAGCTCTATTAGCTCCAAGGCAGTAATGGGTTCACCGTCACCACGTTTTCTGAGTTCGGACTTGGAAGTCGCTAGGATTCGGCTAAATGAGGACTACTCGAGACTAGCTAAGTATAGGTCCTCAATTGAGGAGGGCTTGAGGTTGTTGGAGGTATGGAAGAATGAGTTACTGCAGAAGGGGGAGTAA
- the carA gene encoding glutamine-hydrolyzing carbamoyl-phosphate synthase small subunit, which yields MSYCRRGSKGYLYLEDGTLLEGCGFGSPQTRIGEVVFTTAMNGYPESLTDPSYRGQILVITYPLVGNYGVPSPVIDDGILLNFESERIQAEGLVVQEETEGVKWNSSKSLNRWLEEEGVPGLSNVDTRSLVKKVRKSGVMMGVITQGEPPSDPETLLKRKYDEIDFTSLLSPLKPIIHRGKGKGVVVVVDCGVKHGILRSLTKRGLTVVRVPCSFGADEVMDYVPSGILFSNGPGNPNLLEGQVKTFRDLSEYRIPILGICLGHQIGVLALGGRVEKMKFGHRGVNKAVVEVGTNRFYISTHNHGYAVFRDGVPDGTRVWFYNPDDNVVEGLKHEKLPIMTVQFHPEASPGPWDARWVFDLFLKEVKKNGNS from the coding sequence ATGAGTTACTGCAGAAGGGGGAGTAAAGGTTATCTATATCTAGAGGATGGGACCTTACTTGAAGGGTGTGGATTCGGCTCACCTCAGACGAGGATCGGCGAAGTCGTATTTACTACAGCCATGAACGGCTATCCAGAGAGTTTGACGGATCCCTCGTATAGGGGTCAGATACTGGTCATAACCTATCCATTGGTGGGGAACTATGGTGTACCTAGTCCAGTTATTGACGATGGAATTCTCCTTAACTTCGAATCTGAAAGGATCCAAGCGGAAGGATTGGTAGTACAAGAGGAGACCGAGGGCGTGAAATGGAACTCAAGTAAGTCCCTTAACCGTTGGTTGGAGGAGGAAGGAGTTCCTGGACTATCCAACGTCGATACGAGATCGCTAGTTAAGAAAGTGAGGAAAAGCGGCGTTATGATGGGTGTTATCACTCAGGGTGAACCTCCAAGCGACCCAGAGACCTTACTTAAGAGGAAGTATGACGAGATCGACTTTACCTCCTTACTCTCTCCCTTGAAACCAATTATTCATAGAGGGAAAGGTAAGGGTGTTGTAGTCGTAGTGGACTGTGGAGTAAAGCATGGAATATTGAGGTCTCTAACGAAAAGGGGACTCACGGTGGTGAGAGTTCCCTGCAGCTTCGGTGCTGATGAGGTTATGGACTACGTTCCAAGCGGAATCCTGTTCAGTAACGGTCCAGGGAATCCGAACTTGCTAGAGGGGCAGGTGAAGACGTTCAGGGATCTCTCTGAGTACAGGATCCCAATACTCGGCATATGTTTGGGTCACCAAATAGGTGTACTTGCCTTGGGAGGGAGGGTTGAGAAAATGAAGTTTGGTCATAGGGGTGTTAACAAAGCCGTGGTTGAAGTAGGAACTAATAGATTCTACATCTCTACTCACAACCACGGTTACGCTGTTTTCAGGGACGGTGTACCTGACGGTACTAGGGTCTGGTTCTATAATCCCGATGACAACGTCGTGGAAGGATTGAAACATGAGAAATTGCCTATAATGACAGTTCAGTTTCATCCAGAGGCTAGTCCAGGCCCCTGGGACGCCCGATGGGTGTTCGATCTTTTCCTAAAAGAGGTGAAAAAGAATGGAAATTCCTAG
- the lysX gene encoding lysine biosynthesis protein LysX → MRISLLVDLVRQEEKLLINALSAGGVQYDVINVGQESLPFTRELGRYDVAVVRPVSMSRALYSSAVFQAAGVHCVNSPTGIALAGDKILTYSMLFKEGIPIPDSEVALSPDSTFKAYERRGFPLIDKPPIGSWGRLVTLVRDVIEGKAIIEHREMMGNSLLKVHIVQEYVNYRSRDIRCIVMGDEVLGCYARNIPKDDWRANVALGGVPSRIDTDEDLEKLARKAVKVVGGEFMSIDILEHESRGYLVNEINDVPEFKGFMVALNINVAERLVEYLKHKYG, encoded by the coding sequence TTGAGGATAAGTCTTCTAGTTGATTTGGTTAGACAGGAAGAGAAGCTCCTCATAAACGCGCTAAGTGCGGGTGGTGTTCAGTACGACGTTATAAACGTTGGACAGGAGTCCCTGCCATTTACTAGAGAGTTAGGAAGATATGATGTAGCTGTGGTGAGGCCGGTAAGCATGAGCAGGGCACTCTATTCCTCTGCAGTTTTCCAAGCTGCAGGTGTTCACTGCGTAAATTCCCCAACCGGCATAGCCTTGGCTGGAGACAAGATACTCACCTACTCTATGCTTTTCAAAGAGGGTATCCCGATACCCGACTCTGAAGTGGCCCTCTCTCCAGACTCCACCTTTAAGGCATATGAAAGGAGAGGGTTTCCTCTGATAGATAAGCCACCTATAGGTAGCTGGGGTAGACTGGTGACCCTAGTGAGGGACGTGATAGAGGGAAAGGCCATAATTGAGCATAGGGAAATGATGGGTAATAGTCTGCTGAAGGTCCACATAGTTCAGGAGTACGTTAACTATAGGTCTAGGGACATAAGATGCATAGTGATGGGAGACGAAGTTCTAGGTTGCTACGCTAGGAACATACCAAAGGACGACTGGAGGGCTAACGTAGCTTTAGGAGGAGTACCATCAAGGATCGACACAGATGAGGACCTCGAGAAGTTGGCGCGGAAAGCGGTTAAGGTTGTTGGAGGAGAATTCATGTCGATCGACATTTTAGAGCACGAAAGCCGCGGATACCTAGTAAACGAAATCAATGACGTTCCAGAGTTTAAAGGTTTCATGGTGGCTCTTAACATTAATGTGGCAGAGAGATTGGTGGAGTACCTGAAACACAAGTATGGTTAG
- a CDS encoding haloacid dehalogenase, translated as MLQEDLRRHLSNLESRLAERFEGREKILLTSRELIRLCGEIVSLSHRREKDKALEKYKEAQVKVEELRKVLKSFPELLYGDVGTAFQELAEASVVISLYFQTPLGGPEDLGIPETYYVSGVADAVGEMRRTVLELLRRNRIEEAEELYKVMDEMYEMLWRLEYPKSLVPGLRQKIDMLRKILEETNHDLFLARTA; from the coding sequence ATGCTGCAGGAGGATTTACGAAGACACCTCTCTAACCTCGAAAGCAGGTTAGCCGAGCGGTTCGAGGGAAGAGAGAAGATCTTACTCACTTCCAGAGAGTTAATCAGACTTTGTGGGGAAATAGTCTCACTTTCACATAGGAGAGAGAAGGACAAAGCCCTAGAGAAGTACAAAGAGGCACAGGTGAAGGTGGAAGAACTCAGGAAGGTACTCAAATCGTTTCCAGAACTACTTTACGGGGACGTTGGAACCGCATTTCAGGAACTTGCTGAGGCGTCGGTGGTTATATCGCTCTACTTCCAGACGCCGCTCGGAGGGCCGGAGGACCTCGGCATACCCGAGACATATTACGTCTCAGGGGTGGCTGACGCCGTGGGAGAAATGAGGAGGACTGTCTTAGAACTCCTAAGGAGAAACAGGATTGAGGAAGCGGAGGAGCTCTACAAGGTAATGGACGAGATGTATGAAATGTTGTGGAGGCTAGAGTATCCAAAGTCTCTAGTTCCTGGACTAAGGCAAAAGATCGATATGTTAAGGAAAATACTCGAGGAAACTAACCACGATCTCTTCTTGGCCCGGACTGCCTGA
- a CDS encoding transcription elongation factor, protein MGGRKRRKLVPVRQKPKLPKTFECPRCGKVSMTIKVEKGVGRLSCGNCGLSAEIEVPPVFGEVDVYGKFIDLYAEGRITLQEGVKGEDEGEGE, encoded by the coding sequence TTGGGAGGGAGAAAAAGAAGAAAACTAGTACCAGTAAGGCAAAAGCCTAAGCTACCGAAGACCTTCGAGTGTCCTAGATGCGGGAAGGTCTCAATGACCATAAAGGTGGAGAAGGGAGTTGGTAGGCTAAGTTGTGGTAATTGCGGACTAAGTGCCGAGATAGAGGTCCCTCCAGTTTTCGGTGAGGTGGACGTCTATGGGAAGTTCATTGATCTCTACGCAGAAGGTAGAATAACTCTACAAGAGGGCGTGAAAGGTGAGGATGAAGGGGAGGGTGAATAA
- a CDS encoding geranylgeranylglyceryl/heptaprenylglyceryl phosphate synthase, whose protein sequence is MRMKGRVNNYIEKLLGEGRTLHFSLIDPDKVDSLDQLGKLIERLYKAGTSGFLVGGTIGVTQSKLEAVLETMEDYEIPKIIFPSNINVLSPLADAVLFMSLLNSDDLYYVVGAQVMGAPLVKQMGLEILPTAYLIIGEGGTAGHVGRVRTIPFDNHELGAAYAMAAEFMGMRYIYLEAGSGSPRTVNPSMVRYVAKLTNLNVIVGGGIRNPEAARSICEAGADIVVTGTLLETDPERAVKVIEAVTEFRTVRESAK, encoded by the coding sequence GTGAGGATGAAGGGGAGGGTGAATAATTACATAGAGAAGTTGCTAGGGGAAGGAAGGACCCTGCACTTCTCTCTTATAGACCCAGACAAGGTGGATTCCCTAGATCAGTTGGGGAAGTTAATCGAGAGGCTCTACAAAGCTGGAACCTCTGGGTTTCTGGTAGGTGGGACGATAGGTGTAACTCAGAGCAAGCTAGAAGCTGTCTTAGAAACGATGGAGGATTACGAAATTCCCAAAATCATTTTCCCAAGCAACATCAATGTGTTATCCCCTTTGGCCGACGCAGTACTCTTCATGTCACTTCTCAATTCTGACGATCTGTATTATGTTGTAGGGGCCCAAGTTATGGGCGCACCTCTGGTTAAGCAGATGGGCTTGGAGATCCTCCCTACGGCCTACTTGATAATAGGGGAAGGAGGTACGGCTGGTCATGTAGGGCGGGTGAGGACTATCCCTTTCGATAATCATGAGCTAGGTGCAGCATATGCAATGGCAGCCGAATTCATGGGAATGCGTTATATTTACCTAGAGGCTGGCTCTGGCTCTCCTAGGACAGTTAATCCATCTATGGTAAGGTACGTGGCGAAGCTAACTAACCTCAACGTGATAGTTGGGGGTGGAATTAGGAACCCAGAGGCCGCTAGGTCTATATGCGAGGCCGGAGCAGACATCGTGGTGACGGGGACTCTTCTGGAGACGGATCCAGAGAGGGCCGTAAAAGTTATAGAGGCAGTAACCGAATTCAGGACAGTGAGGGAGAGTGCCAAGTAA
- a CDS encoding preprotein translocase subunit Sec61beta: MPSKKKKRETVPMSSMAGLIRYYEEEKEVVKVSPKVLLVCSVVLVAAVIVVTKLLPVP; encoded by the coding sequence GTGCCAAGTAAGAAAAAGAAGAGGGAGACAGTCCCCATGAGCAGTATGGCTGGCCTGATTAGGTACTATGAGGAAGAGAAGGAGGTAGTTAAAGTATCGCCTAAGGTCCTTTTGGTGTGCAGTGTGGTTTTAGTGGCCGCTGTTATAGTTGTAACCAAGTTACTTCCCGTACCCTGA
- a CDS encoding putative metallopeptidase, with product MRYLKDEKLTERVREIIGQLGLTYIESERVTVVRSIGSRGKAVARIWSVPRAVLVGFDLRPLYVIEIINEKFEKLTGEERTKVLIHELLHIPKSFGGGLRQHGRLVNEREVERLAKRLGERLNK from the coding sequence ATGCGATATTTGAAGGACGAGAAACTGACAGAGAGGGTTAGAGAAATAATTGGCCAGTTAGGCCTCACCTATATCGAGAGCGAGCGAGTCACAGTAGTGAGGTCTATAGGAAGTCGAGGTAAGGCAGTAGCACGCATATGGTCAGTTCCTAGAGCAGTTCTAGTCGGATTTGACTTGAGACCATTGTACGTCATTGAAATTATTAACGAAAAATTCGAAAAATTGACAGGTGAAGAGAGGACTAAGGTATTAATCCATGAACTACTTCATATACCCAAGAGCTTCGGCGGAGGATTGAGACAACACGGTCGGTTAGTTAATGAGAGGGAAGTAGAGAGATTAGCTAAAAGGCTTGGAGAGAGATTAAATAAATGA